A genomic window from Clostridium aceticum includes:
- a CDS encoding sigma-54-dependent transcriptional regulator, whose protein sequence is MEKILIIDDEAAICSSLTFALEDNFAVKSTTDPLQALVWVKEEKFDICLLDLKIGQYNGIEILMELKSIQKDLLVIIMTAYGTISSSVEAIKKGAYTYLTKPLNKEGLYSIIEQALKYQKLNRQVEYLSKELENKYGYEGIIGKSPLMKNVFNLIEKLKDVDTNVVVIGESGTGKELVARAIHYSGKRKTDPFVAVNCAAIPENLLESELFGYKKGAFSGAASDQIGKFQYANHGTIFLDEIGDMPMPLQAKLLRVLQQKQVIPLGSNDPIELNLRVIAATNKDLKKAVEEGVFRQDLYFRLNVVEMYLPPLREKPQDLPLLFQHFIQNYNAELNKDIRGLSEEAQECLLQYQYPGNIRELANIIEYAMLMAESSYIQVTNLPLEVQKKSSIATFSYNQNPIESLVGLSIDKVERLLIEATLSRNEGQRKKTAKILGISERGLRNKIAKYKLNE, encoded by the coding sequence CATTTGCTCCTCTTTAACCTTTGCCCTTGAAGATAACTTTGCTGTAAAAAGTACTACAGATCCACTACAGGCATTGGTTTGGGTAAAAGAAGAGAAATTTGATATATGTCTCTTAGACCTAAAGATTGGACAGTATAATGGTATTGAAATATTAATGGAATTAAAGAGTATACAGAAGGATCTATTAGTCATTATTATGACCGCCTATGGCACGATATCTTCCTCTGTTGAAGCTATAAAAAAAGGAGCCTACACGTATTTGACAAAACCGTTAAACAAGGAAGGGCTTTATTCCATTATTGAGCAGGCATTAAAGTATCAAAAATTAAATAGGCAAGTAGAGTATTTAAGTAAAGAGTTAGAAAATAAATATGGCTACGAAGGAATTATTGGTAAAAGCCCTTTAATGAAAAATGTTTTCAACCTTATTGAAAAATTAAAGGATGTGGATACCAATGTTGTTGTTATTGGAGAAAGTGGTACAGGAAAAGAGTTGGTGGCAAGGGCAATCCACTACTCCGGCAAAAGAAAAACTGATCCTTTTGTAGCGGTAAACTGTGCTGCTATTCCTGAAAATCTTTTAGAAAGTGAGTTGTTTGGCTATAAGAAGGGAGCCTTTAGTGGTGCGGCTTCAGACCAGATAGGAAAGTTCCAATATGCTAATCACGGTACTATTTTTCTAGATGAGATAGGGGATATGCCTATGCCATTACAGGCAAAGTTATTAAGGGTACTTCAACAAAAACAAGTAATACCACTGGGCTCAAACGATCCTATAGAGTTAAATCTACGAGTAATTGCTGCCACCAATAAGGATCTAAAAAAAGCTGTAGAGGAGGGTGTTTTTCGACAAGACCTTTATTTTAGATTGAACGTGGTAGAGATGTATTTACCCCCATTGCGGGAAAAACCTCAAGATCTCCCTCTTTTATTTCAGCACTTTATACAAAACTATAATGCAGAATTAAATAAAGATATTCGAGGACTTTCTGAGGAAGCTCAGGAATGTCTTTTACAGTATCAATATCCGGGGAATATAAGGGAATTGGCTAACATTATTGAATATGCTATGCTTATGGCAGAAAGCTCCTATATCCAAGTAACAAACCTGCCTTTAGAGGTGCAAAAGAAATCTAGTATTGCCACCTTTAGCTATAATCAAAATCCTATCGAGTCTTTGGTTGGATTGAGTATTGATAAAGTAGAGCGATTGTTGATAGAAGCAACACTAAGCAGAAATGAAGGACAACGGAAGAAAACAGCCAAAATTTTAGGGATCAGTGAAAGGGGTCTAAGGAACAAAATTGCAAAGTATAAGCTGAATGAGTAG
- a CDS encoding TAXI family TRAP transporter solute-binding subunit: protein MKKLLVLLLAVALMMVGCGSQSPAGEGEQADRNMFITVATGATSGVYYPIGGAFSNIIEHELGYRSSVQSTGASVENINLLLNNRAELAITMADAVLQAYQGFGAFDGETPKEDLRGLMSLYPNYVQLVTTANSGINTFDDLRGKRVGVGAPNSGVELNARLMLEAHGMSYEDIRPDYLNYGEAIDQIRNGMIDAAFVTSGLPNSTIMDLATTHKIKIIPIEGEGMEYLKENYPFFTSNIIAAGTYDNEEDINTASIMNLMLVDKNLSEEVVYNITKGVFENLEIIHSSHSAAERHIDLESVMEGMVVPLHPGAEKYFKEVGVIE from the coding sequence ATGAAAAAATTATTAGTTCTTTTACTGGCAGTTGCCTTGATGATGGTGGGATGTGGTAGTCAAAGTCCAGCTGGTGAAGGAGAGCAAGCAGATAGAAATATGTTTATCACCGTTGCAACAGGAGCCACCAGTGGCGTTTATTACCCTATTGGAGGAGCATTCTCTAATATCATCGAGCATGAACTAGGTTATAGATCTTCAGTACAGTCTACAGGAGCTTCGGTAGAAAACATCAATCTATTATTAAACAATCGTGCAGAGTTAGCTATCACAATGGCAGATGCTGTACTACAGGCATACCAAGGATTTGGTGCTTTTGATGGAGAAACACCAAAGGAAGATTTAAGAGGTCTAATGAGTTTGTATCCTAACTATGTACAGTTGGTAACTACAGCAAATTCAGGAATTAATACATTTGACGACTTAAGGGGAAAAAGAGTAGGGGTAGGAGCACCTAACTCAGGTGTTGAATTAAATGCTAGATTAATGTTGGAGGCTCACGGCATGAGTTATGAAGACATCCGACCTGACTACTTAAACTATGGAGAGGCTATTGATCAAATCAGAAACGGCATGATCGATGCTGCCTTTGTAACCAGTGGTTTACCTAATTCAACTATTATGGATCTTGCCACTACTCATAAGATTAAAATCATCCCTATTGAAGGGGAGGGTATGGAATACTTAAAAGAAAATTATCCTTTCTTTACATCAAATATCATAGCTGCTGGTACTTATGATAATGAAGAAGATATTAATACGGCAAGTATTATGAATTTAATGTTAGTGGATAAGAATTTATCAGAAGAAGTTGTTTATAATATCACAAAAGGTGTTTTTGAGAATTTAGAAATTATTCATAGTTCTCATAGTGCTGCTGAAAGACATATTGACTTAGAAAGTGTAATGGAGGGTATGGTAGTACCTCTACACCCAGGAGCAGAGAAATACTTTAAAGAAGTTGGTGTAATTGAATAA
- a CDS encoding DUF1850 domain-containing protein, giving the protein MRFIYSLHPSYYLIIKEETTGEIFVSIEVEEGDEVAFHWIHSVEHIPWIEYFVIDEKKNFVLKEIRFKGFGAGIPHDKGEVKVEDGYIVMMDIEEKFEAYQWIHSHTATERITLNGEEIVKSTDLPHHEYIKMAIQER; this is encoded by the coding sequence ATGAGATTTATTTATTCTCTCCATCCTAGCTACTATTTAATTATAAAGGAGGAAACAACAGGTGAAATATTTGTTTCCATTGAAGTAGAAGAAGGAGATGAGGTAGCCTTTCATTGGATACATTCTGTGGAACATATCCCTTGGATAGAATATTTCGTTATTGATGAGAAAAAGAACTTTGTATTAAAAGAAATACGTTTCAAAGGTTTTGGTGCTGGTATACCTCATGATAAGGGGGAGGTAAAGGTGGAGGATGGCTATATCGTTATGATGGATATAGAAGAGAAGTTTGAAGCTTATCAATGGATTCATTCTCATACAGCCACAGAAAGAATTACATTAAACGGAGAAGAAATTGTAAAGTCTACAGATCTCCCCCATCATGAGTATATAAAAATGGCTATTCAAGAGAGGTGA
- a CDS encoding TRAP transporter permease — MADKNIEEQQQELLEKYDSESRFRVFKNKNTALFIKVFAILIGFYHLYVSYFGTLVTLKHRSLHVAGILALTYFLYPAHKNADRKKMPMYDWFLGLLSISTTVYIFMDYLGIVHRAGLPNNLDLFFGVVLIVLVLEAARRVTGFALPLLGVLFIAYALFGRQMPGFFGHRGYGWTEIVNHLFVSTDGIYGTAVGVASTYIFLFILFGAFMGKSGMGQFFNDISLALAGHTKGGPAKVAVIASGFLGSINGAAVANVVTTGAFTIPLMKRTGYDAEFAGAVEASASVGGQLLPPIMGAAAFIMAEVLGIQYKVIVMAAILPALLYYLGIMTQVQMRASKKGLEGLPKSQLPKVRDVMKERGHLLLPLLFLMYMLFFTGKTIIYSAFWTIIVTIGTSMLRPTTRMSLKDIIDAVYEGTRSVVPVAIACAAVGPIVGVTSITGFGLNMAHAIVSLGGTSLLFTLMFTMVTCIILGMGLPSIPAYLITATIAAPALVRLGIEPIVAHLFVFYFAMFANITPPVALASFAAAGISGGNPMKTGFESMKLSIAGFIVPYMFVYNSALLLRDTTFIQGTLVTLTSIIGVIMLGSAAEGYFFTSMKRAHQLVLFAGAMMLISANLLQDVVGLVIIVVILVLQWSRAKKQNIIEAI; from the coding sequence ATGGCGGATAAAAATATAGAAGAACAACAACAGGAATTATTGGAAAAGTACGATAGTGAGTCAAGATTTAGAGTGTTTAAAAATAAAAACACAGCTTTATTTATAAAAGTTTTTGCCATTCTTATTGGATTCTATCACTTATATGTTTCTTATTTTGGGACACTGGTAACCTTAAAGCATCGTTCATTACATGTGGCAGGCATCCTAGCATTAACCTATTTCTTATATCCTGCCCATAAAAATGCAGATAGAAAAAAGATGCCGATGTATGATTGGTTTTTAGGATTACTGTCAATATCTACAACCGTATATATTTTTATGGATTATTTAGGTATCGTTCATAGAGCGGGGCTTCCTAATAACCTAGACTTATTCTTTGGTGTGGTATTGATTGTGCTAGTATTGGAGGCAGCAAGAAGAGTAACAGGATTTGCCTTACCTTTGCTAGGTGTCTTATTTATTGCCTATGCTCTGTTTGGCAGGCAGATGCCAGGGTTCTTTGGTCATCGTGGTTATGGATGGACGGAAATAGTAAACCATTTATTTGTGTCCACTGATGGGATTTATGGAACTGCTGTAGGTGTAGCTTCAACCTATATTTTTCTCTTTATTTTATTCGGTGCCTTTATGGGTAAGTCGGGTATGGGGCAGTTTTTTAATGATATTTCTCTAGCATTAGCTGGACATACAAAAGGTGGTCCTGCAAAGGTAGCGGTGATTGCCAGCGGTTTTTTAGGAAGTATTAATGGTGCAGCGGTAGCAAATGTTGTAACAACAGGTGCATTTACCATTCCACTTATGAAAAGAACAGGATATGATGCTGAATTTGCTGGTGCGGTTGAAGCCTCAGCTTCAGTAGGCGGACAGTTATTACCGCCTATCATGGGGGCGGCAGCATTTATCATGGCGGAGGTTCTAGGGATACAGTATAAGGTGATTGTTATGGCAGCAATTTTACCAGCACTTCTATACTACCTTGGTATTATGACACAGGTGCAAATGCGTGCTTCTAAAAAGGGATTAGAAGGGTTGCCAAAGTCCCAATTACCGAAGGTTAGAGATGTTATGAAGGAAAGAGGACACCTTTTACTTCCTTTATTATTCTTAATGTACATGCTGTTTTTTACTGGAAAAACCATTATTTATTCTGCCTTCTGGACTATTATTGTAACGATCGGCACAAGCATGCTTCGTCCTACTACTAGAATGAGTCTTAAAGATATCATTGATGCAGTTTATGAGGGGACCCGTTCTGTTGTACCAGTGGCTATTGCTTGTGCGGCAGTAGGTCCAATAGTAGGTGTCACCAGTATAACGGGTTTTGGTTTAAATATGGCCCATGCTATTGTATCATTAGGGGGAACCAGCCTATTATTTACGCTAATGTTTACGATGGTTACTTGTATTATTTTAGGCATGGGATTACCTAGTATCCCTGCTTATTTAATCACAGCCACCATTGCTGCACCTGCATTGGTAAGGCTGGGTATTGAGCCGATTGTAGCACATCTATTTGTATTTTACTTTGCTATGTTTGCCAACATTACACCACCTGTAGCACTGGCTTCTTTTGCAGCAGCAGGCATTTCAGGTGGAAATCCGATGAAAACAGGCTTTGAGTCGATGAAACTTTCTATTGCTGGTTTTATCGTTCCTTATATGTTCGTCTATAATAGTGCATTGCTTTTAAGGGATACTACTTTTATACAAGGAACATTGGTAACACTTACTTCTATTATAGGGGTAATCATGCTAGGGAGTGCAGCAGAGGGATACTTTTTTACCTCTATGAAAAGAGCACACCAACTAGTATTATTTGCAGGGGCTATGATGCTCATAAGTGCAAATTTGTTACAAGATGTTGTAGGGCTAGTCATCATTGTTGTTATATTAGTGCTACAATGGAGCAGGGCTAAAAAACAAAACATCATAGAAGCAATCTAA
- a CDS encoding methyl-accepting chemotaxis protein, whose protein sequence is MKKVLGNISLNYLIGTIVFLGLISMMLIGFTGYTGINNINQRVNSMYHDAIIPSQQASDINHKFMNIRVESLRMLEMGYNPSIANNINRLDRELREQISEYLEAIDDETDRSSTIFANSMQLYDQYMEIWQELQEKLMAGEEIITSEQFTLDTRGNSILNNLNYILVHNKEQAELLNEESAAIYDENNKSLIRIFIIGAALLLLFSLIIIKTFRSSIQEMLEVYEQIATGDLSVSIDTTGKNEFGMMKKTLAQTVENFSKMLKNIKENSHQNSDSAHTLSAICQQMTAAAQEVAEAVQEVAKGSNDQTQELEMVKDILNDFSEALEKVVYNVGAIHTSTKQTDAMILQGNEKLRHLVNSTENISTSFHQVSSNVTSLNEKISKISDITELINSVSEQTNLLALNAAIEAARAGEAGKGFAVVADEIRKLADQSQRSSQNINELLMDITTDREKITYVTADGIQNLQTQERVVEETINSFKEILHNIEGILPKIENVSGDIQDVNQNKNHVISNVEAVLKISEENAAVAQHIASSSEEMSASVEEVASTAQTLSTMTVSMQEEMGQFVLSEG, encoded by the coding sequence GTGAAGAAAGTATTAGGGAATATTTCACTCAATTATTTAATCGGGACTATCGTGTTTTTAGGTCTTATATCTATGATGCTTATAGGTTTTACAGGATATACAGGAATCAATAATATTAATCAACGAGTAAATAGTATGTATCATGATGCCATTATCCCCAGTCAACAAGCCAGTGATATCAATCATAAGTTTATGAATATTAGGGTAGAAAGTCTGCGGATGTTAGAAATGGGATACAATCCTAGCATTGCTAATAATATCAATCGACTAGATCGAGAGCTAAGGGAGCAAATAAGTGAATATCTAGAAGCAATAGATGATGAGACTGATAGAAGTTCGACTATATTTGCCAATAGTATGCAATTGTATGATCAATACATGGAAATTTGGCAGGAACTACAAGAAAAATTGATGGCGGGAGAAGAAATAATTACTAGTGAGCAGTTTACATTAGATACTAGAGGAAATTCTATTTTAAATAACCTTAACTACATTTTAGTACATAATAAAGAACAAGCAGAGCTTCTAAATGAAGAAAGTGCTGCTATTTATGATGAAAACAATAAAAGTCTTATAAGAATTTTTATAATAGGGGCTGCTTTGTTGTTGCTCTTTTCCCTAATTATTATAAAGACCTTTAGATCATCTATTCAGGAAATGTTAGAGGTTTATGAACAGATTGCTACTGGGGATCTATCCGTTTCTATAGATACCACGGGGAAAAATGAATTTGGGATGATGAAGAAAACATTGGCACAGACAGTAGAAAACTTTTCTAAAATGCTTAAGAATATTAAAGAAAATTCTCATCAAAACAGCGACAGTGCTCATACGCTATCTGCCATCTGCCAACAGATGACAGCTGCGGCACAGGAGGTTGCTGAGGCTGTACAAGAAGTGGCAAAGGGTTCTAATGATCAAACACAAGAACTGGAAATGGTTAAGGATATATTAAATGATTTTAGTGAGGCACTAGAAAAGGTTGTTTATAATGTAGGAGCAATTCATACTAGTACAAAACAAACAGATGCAATGATTTTACAAGGAAATGAGAAACTGCGGCATTTGGTGAATTCTACAGAAAATATTAGTACTTCCTTCCACCAAGTAAGTAGTAATGTAACTTCACTAAACGAAAAAATCAGTAAAATTTCAGATATTACAGAATTAATCAATAGTGTATCAGAGCAAACTAACCTGTTGGCGTTAAATGCTGCTATCGAAGCTGCAAGAGCAGGGGAAGCTGGAAAGGGCTTTGCTGTAGTTGCTGATGAAATCAGAAAGTTAGCAGATCAGTCACAAAGATCCTCTCAAAATATCAATGAATTATTGATGGATATTACAACCGATAGAGAGAAAATTACCTATGTGACAGCTGATGGTATTCAGAATTTACAAACCCAAGAGAGGGTAGTAGAGGAAACTATAAATTCTTTTAAAGAAATATTACATAATATAGAAGGTATTCTACCAAAAATAGAAAATGTTAGTGGTGACATCCAAGATGTAAATCAGAATAAAAACCATGTTATCTCCAATGTAGAGGCTGTTTTAAAAATTTCCGAAGAAAATGCAGCTGTTGCTCAACATATAGCTAGTTCTTCTGAGGAGATGAGTGCCTCGGTAGAAGAAGTGGCATCGACAGCTCAAACATTAAGCACAATGACAGTTAGTATGCAGGAGGAAATGGGACAATTTGTGTTAAGTGAAGGTTAA
- a CDS encoding MetQ/NlpA family ABC transporter substrate-binding protein yields the protein MKKKSILFIVGLLVITLLAGCTQGTPAAEVETTDVEGDVTVLTVGATPVPHTEILDFIKPILLEEGIQLDIKEFTDYVTPNLALADGEIDANFFQHVPYMETFAANNNVQLSAVAKVHVEPLGLYSRKLNALEDLEDGATISIPNDPTNGGRALLLLQYYGLIELAEDAELTATEKDIASNPKNLKFIALEAPQLPRSLDDVAASVINTNYALEAGFNPVRDSLIIEDANSPYANVLTVRPEDENKETILILIDVLNSPEVREFLETKYEGAVVPAF from the coding sequence ATGAAAAAGAAGAGTATTTTATTTATTGTTGGGTTATTAGTAATAACATTATTAGCAGGCTGCACACAGGGTACACCTGCGGCAGAGGTTGAAACTACAGACGTCGAAGGTGATGTAACAGTATTAACAGTCGGTGCTACACCAGTACCTCATACAGAAATATTAGATTTTATCAAGCCTATTCTTCTTGAAGAGGGCATCCAATTAGACATAAAAGAATTTACTGACTATGTGACCCCTAACTTAGCTTTAGCTGATGGCGAAATTGATGCCAACTTCTTTCAACATGTACCTTACATGGAAACATTTGCTGCTAACAATAACGTACAGTTAAGCGCAGTAGCTAAAGTGCATGTAGAACCCCTAGGGCTTTATTCTAGGAAGCTAAATGCTCTTGAAGATTTAGAGGACGGAGCTACTATCTCTATTCCAAACGATCCAACCAATGGTGGTAGAGCACTATTATTGTTACAGTATTATGGTTTAATTGAGTTAGCAGAAGATGCTGAACTAACAGCTACTGAAAAAGACATTGCTTCTAATCCAAAAAACCTAAAGTTTATTGCCCTAGAAGCTCCACAATTACCTAGATCATTAGACGACGTAGCAGCTTCTGTTATCAACACCAACTATGCCTTAGAAGCAGGATTTAACCCTGTAAGAGATTCATTAATTATAGAGGACGCTAATTCACCTTATGCTAATGTATTAACAGTACGTCCAGAGGATGAAAATAAAGAAACCATTTTAATTCTAATTGATGTATTAAATTCTCCAGAAGTAAGAGAATTTCTTGAAACAAAATATGAAGGAGCAGTTGTTCCAGCTTTTTAA
- a CDS encoding methionine ABC transporter permease, whose amino-acid sequence MERLLSLIIPSIQETLYMVSFSTLLAVLLGTPLGILLVVTRKDHIMENKALHHCFSYVVNMGRSFPFIILMISIIPFTRMVVGTAIGTTAAIVPLTVATIPFFSRVIENALLEVNKGVIEASQAMGASNFQIIYKVLIPESMPAIILGITITIVNVIGYSAMGGAVGAGGLGDLAIRYGYHRFDKDIMLWTVVLLILMVQIVQASGNFIAKKIDRR is encoded by the coding sequence ATGGAAAGATTATTAAGTCTTATTATTCCTTCTATACAAGAAACACTTTATATGGTCTCTTTCTCTACACTTTTAGCCGTATTGTTAGGAACTCCTTTAGGAATCCTTCTTGTGGTTACTAGAAAGGACCATATTATGGAAAACAAGGCACTGCACCACTGTTTTTCCTATGTTGTGAATATGGGGCGTTCTTTCCCCTTTATTATTCTAATGATTTCTATTATTCCCTTTACTCGTATGGTAGTGGGAACCGCTATTGGAACAACCGCAGCTATTGTTCCTCTGACGGTAGCCACCATTCCTTTTTTTTCTAGGGTGATAGAAAATGCTCTCCTAGAGGTAAACAAGGGTGTTATAGAGGCATCTCAGGCAATGGGTGCCAGCAATTTTCAAATTATTTATAAGGTTTTAATTCCAGAAAGCATGCCAGCAATTATCTTAGGTATTACCATCACCATCGTCAATGTCATTGGCTACTCCGCCATGGGAGGAGCAGTTGGTGCAGGTGGTTTGGGAGACTTAGCAATTCGATACGGTTATCACCGTTTCGATAAAGATATTATGTTATGGACAGTAGTACTACTTATTTTAATGGTGCAAATTGTTCAAGCTTCAGGAAACTTTATCGCTAAAAAAATTGACAGGAGGTAA
- a CDS encoding methionine ABC transporter ATP-binding protein has translation MIQLKNVSKLYESKEGNVLALKNINLTINKGDIYGIMGLSGAGKSTLIRCINLLESPTNGEVWVDGVDLTKLSHNLLRQSRRNMGMIFQNYHLLTSRNVEKNVAYPLELNNVKKHEINERVEQLLQLVGLWEKRKHYPSQLSGGQRQRVAIARALATNPQVLLSDEATSALDPITSRSILNLLQEINEKLNITVVLITHQMEVIEQICKKVAVLKDGEVVEEGSVHQVFKTPQHPYTKLLLGNKGLEKHQPIPLDLFRNVKAGGL, from the coding sequence ATGATTCAGTTAAAAAATGTCAGCAAACTTTATGAATCTAAAGAAGGTAACGTCTTAGCGCTAAAAAATATTAATTTAACTATAAACAAAGGAGATATTTACGGGATTATGGGCTTAAGTGGTGCGGGAAAATCTACCTTGATCCGCTGTATCAACCTATTAGAATCCCCTACCAATGGAGAAGTGTGGGTAGATGGTGTTGACTTGACTAAACTTTCTCATAACCTTTTACGTCAGTCTCGTAGAAACATGGGAATGATTTTTCAAAACTATCATCTTCTTACCAGCAGAAATGTAGAAAAAAATGTAGCTTACCCTTTAGAACTCAATAACGTAAAAAAGCATGAAATAAATGAAAGGGTAGAACAACTATTGCAGTTAGTAGGTCTTTGGGAGAAAAGAAAGCATTATCCATCGCAGTTAAGTGGTGGTCAAAGACAAAGAGTGGCTATCGCTAGAGCCTTAGCTACCAACCCCCAAGTCCTCTTAAGTGATGAAGCTACTTCTGCTCTAGATCCTATCACCAGTAGAAGCATCTTAAATTTATTACAAGAAATTAATGAAAAACTAAACATTACAGTGGTATTAATCACCCATCAGATGGAGGTTATAGAGCAGATTTGTAAGAAAGTAGCCGTATTAAAAGATGGAGAAGTCGTAGAAGAAGGTTCTGTTCATCAGGTCTTCAAAACACCCCAACATCCCTATACAAAATTGTTGTTGGGTAATAAGGGTCTTGAGAAGCATCAACCTATTCCTCTTGATCTATTTAGAAATGTTAAGGCAGGTGGATTATAA
- a CDS encoding YerC/YecD family TrpR-related protein has product MSYESKIKDQFTDELFEAILKLETIEECYRFFEDVCTIKEIQSISQRLGVAKLLKEGGTYNEIEKITGASTATISRVNRCLHYGADGYKLILQRLQVQDPEDVEQTK; this is encoded by the coding sequence ATGTCCTATGAATCAAAAATCAAAGATCAGTTTACAGATGAACTATTCGAGGCCATATTAAAGCTAGAAACTATAGAAGAATGTTATAGATTTTTTGAAGATGTTTGTACCATTAAGGAAATACAATCTATTTCTCAAAGGTTAGGGGTAGCAAAACTACTAAAAGAAGGTGGTACCTACAATGAGATAGAAAAGATTACTGGTGCCAGCACAGCCACTATTAGTAGAGTAAATCGATGTCTGCATTATGGGGCAGATGGCTATAAACTAATTCTGCAGAGATTACAAGTGCAGGACCCAGAAGATGTAGAGCAGACAAAATAG
- the dapG gene encoding aspartate kinase translates to MNIIVQKFGGTSVATKERREMVINKIDEAKKAGYAVVVVVSAMGRKGDPYATDTLRGLVVENAPILNLKHLDLLMSCGEVISSVVLASALEAAGYPAVPLTGYQAGIQTDDKFSSADILSINVNKILPHLEEGKVVIITGFQGATKDGFITTLGRGGSDTSATALGVALKAKQVEIYTDVDGIMTADPNVVPRAKIIDEINYDEVFQMAEKGAKVIHPRAVEIAQNGNIPVKIKNTMSTHPGTCIHYCRKNGGALYSTQACKQLLTAITHKDGIVQVVIYMEEDSSKDSHLLSALADANISIDMINFFVDKKIFTIEATQATALEEILKDFGVKYSLLKDCSKVTIIGSRITGIPGVMATVVNALADKSIKILQSSDSHATISCLVKEEDAKKAVNTLHEAFQLYQ, encoded by the coding sequence GTGAACATTATTGTACAAAAATTTGGGGGCACATCTGTTGCCACAAAAGAAAGACGAGAAATGGTGATTAATAAGATAGATGAAGCTAAAAAAGCAGGCTATGCTGTGGTTGTAGTAGTGTCTGCTATGGGTCGCAAGGGTGACCCTTATGCTACCGATACATTACGGGGGTTGGTTGTAGAAAATGCTCCTATTCTTAATTTAAAGCATCTAGATCTTTTAATGTCCTGCGGAGAAGTGATTTCTTCCGTCGTACTGGCTTCTGCTCTAGAGGCAGCTGGTTACCCAGCAGTACCTCTTACTGGCTATCAAGCTGGTATTCAAACAGATGATAAGTTTAGCAGTGCAGATATCTTAAGTATAAATGTCAATAAAATACTGCCTCACTTAGAGGAAGGAAAAGTCGTTATTATCACTGGCTTCCAAGGGGCTACCAAAGATGGTTTCATCACTACCTTAGGTCGCGGGGGTAGCGATACTTCAGCTACAGCTTTAGGTGTAGCATTGAAGGCAAAACAAGTAGAAATCTATACAGATGTTGACGGGATTATGACAGCGGACCCAAATGTAGTACCAAGGGCGAAAATAATTGATGAAATCAACTATGATGAGGTATTTCAAATGGCAGAAAAGGGGGCGAAAGTAATTCACCCTAGAGCAGTAGAAATTGCTCAAAACGGTAACATTCCTGTTAAAATCAAAAATACTATGTCCACCCATCCTGGCACCTGCATACACTATTGCCGCAAAAATGGAGGAGCTCTATATTCTACTCAAGCATGTAAGCAGTTATTAACAGCGATTACGCATAAAGATGGCATTGTGCAAGTTGTTATTTATATGGAAGAAGATTCTTCAAAGGATAGTCATTTATTATCTGCCTTAGCTGATGCTAATATTAGTATTGATATGATTAACTTCTTTGTAGATAAGAAGATTTTTACTATTGAAGCAACACAGGCTACAGCGCTAGAAGAAATACTAAAAGACTTCGGCGTAAAATATTCCCTCCTTAAGGACTGTAGCAAAGTTACGATTATAGGCTCCCGCATTACTGGCATACCAGGTGTCATGGCTACAGTAGTAAATGCCTTAGCTGACAAAAGCATTAAAATTTTACAAAGTTCTGATTCTCACGCAACCATCTCCTGTCTAGTAAAAGAGGAGGACGCAAAAAAAGCGGTAAATACTTTGCATGAGGCTTTCCAGTTGTATCAGTAA